In the Moraxella osloensis genome, one interval contains:
- the gspE gene encoding type II secretion system ATPase GspE, producing the protein MLNPIALPYSFAKRHQLLLQYSQDLTDPPTLLMTADTPMEAINEANRFASGAGVPLPLNFAMAQSDDFEKQLAAVYAGNTGESQHIAAGLEDHPDLMSLAESVPETEDLMDQEDDAPIIRLINALLSEAIRLNASDIHIETFEKRLSVRFRVDGILKEIVSPKRELSPLLVSRIKVMAKLDIAEKRVPQDGRISLRLAGREVDVRVSTLPSNFGERVVMRLLDKQAGRLNMTYLGLSDNDYSELKRLIHRPHGIILVTGPTGSGKTTTLYAALTDLNDNTRNILTAEDPIEFQLDGIGQTQVNNKVDMTFARSLRAMLRQDPDVVMVGEVRDLETAEIAVQASLTGHLVLSTLHTNTAIGAVTRLQDMGVEPFLLSSSLIGVVAQRLVRTLCPHCHTWTLADAYQTQIFTEIGEIGEIKLPKPVGCEKCNQSGFRGRTAIYEVVPVDDKLRQLIHSQTAEFELEAYARSKTPSIRADGLKKVLTGKTTLEEVLRVTKEKEI; encoded by the coding sequence ATGCTAAATCCGATTGCCTTGCCCTATAGTTTTGCCAAACGTCATCAACTGCTGTTGCAATACTCGCAAGATTTGACTGACCCACCGACGTTGTTGATGACCGCTGATACCCCTATGGAAGCCATCAACGAAGCCAACCGTTTTGCCAGTGGAGCAGGGGTGCCGCTGCCATTGAATTTTGCCATGGCACAAAGTGACGATTTTGAAAAGCAGTTAGCCGCGGTCTATGCAGGCAACACAGGGGAATCTCAGCATATTGCCGCTGGGCTTGAAGATCATCCCGATTTGATGAGTCTCGCTGAAAGCGTCCCTGAGACGGAAGACTTGATGGACCAAGAAGATGACGCGCCCATCATTCGGCTAATCAACGCGCTACTGTCCGAAGCCATCCGCCTAAACGCCTCAGATATTCACATCGAAACCTTTGAAAAACGGCTATCGGTGCGCTTTCGGGTAGATGGGATACTCAAAGAAATCGTCAGTCCAAAACGGGAACTGTCACCGCTACTGGTGTCGCGTATCAAGGTGATGGCAAAACTCGATATCGCTGAAAAACGGGTACCGCAAGATGGACGCATCTCACTACGCCTGGCTGGGCGAGAAGTGGATGTGCGGGTATCGACCTTGCCATCAAATTTTGGTGAGCGTGTGGTGATGCGGCTTTTGGATAAACAAGCGGGTCGGTTAAATATGACCTATTTGGGGTTGTCAGACAATGATTATAGCGAGCTTAAACGCTTAATCCATCGCCCGCATGGCATTATTCTTGTCACAGGTCCGACAGGTTCAGGCAAAACCACGACGCTGTACGCGGCTTTAACGGATTTGAACGATAACACCCGTAATATTTTGACCGCTGAAGACCCGATTGAATTTCAGCTAGATGGTATCGGGCAAACCCAAGTCAATAATAAAGTGGATATGACCTTTGCCCGTAGCCTGCGAGCCATGCTACGCCAAGACCCTGATGTGGTGATGGTGGGGGAGGTTCGCGATTTAGAGACCGCAGAAATTGCGGTGCAAGCGTCACTCACCGGTCACTTGGTACTCTCGACCCTGCATACCAACACCGCGATTGGTGCGGTGACGCGACTACAAGATATGGGGGTTGAGCCGTTTTTGTTGTCATCGAGCCTCATTGGCGTGGTAGCACAGCGACTCGTGCGCACCTTGTGTCCGCATTGCCATACATGGACACTTGCCGATGCCTACCAAACGCAGATTTTTACTGAAATAGGCGAAATCGGGGAGATTAAACTGCCAAAACCTGTGGGCTGCGAGAAGTGCAATCAATCAGGATTTCGAGGACGTACTGCGATTTATGAAGTGGTGCCTGTCGATGACAAACTGCGACAACTGATTCATAGCCAAACGGCGGAGTTTGAGTTAGAAGCGTATGCGCGGAGTAAGACACCGTCCATTCGTGCCGATGGACTCAAAAAAGTATTGACGGGTAAAACCACGCTTGAAGAAGTGCTACGGGTGACAAAAGAAAAAGAAATTTAA
- a CDS encoding thiazole synthase, with amino-acid sequence MTQTTSTQNPSTQNLSIQNTLTAPKDRLHIGSRTFTSRLLVGTGKYTDLAQTGEAIAASGAQIVTVAIRRVNIGQKKDEPNLLDVISPEKYTILPNTAGCFDAASAVRTCQLARELLDGHNLVKLEVLGDEKNLYPNVIETVKAAKTLIDDGFDVMVYTSDDPIVAKELESMGCVAIMPLGSLIGSGLGLLNRHTLSLIIEQTQVPVLVDAGVGTASDAAIALELGCDGVLMNTAIAHAQNPVLMASAMKHAVMAGREAFLAGRMPARYMAQASSPQTGYFFR; translated from the coding sequence ATGACCCAAACCACTTCAACTCAAAATCCTTCAACACAAAATCTTTCAATCCAAAATACGCTGACCGCCCCAAAAGACCGCCTACACATTGGTTCGCGCACGTTTACCTCTCGTTTGCTCGTCGGTACTGGCAAATATACAGATTTGGCACAAACAGGCGAAGCCATCGCTGCCAGTGGTGCCCAAATCGTCACTGTCGCCATTCGACGCGTGAACATCGGGCAGAAAAAAGATGAACCCAATCTACTCGATGTGATTTCTCCCGAAAAATACACCATTCTCCCTAACACCGCTGGCTGTTTTGACGCGGCTAGCGCCGTTCGTACCTGTCAGTTAGCGCGTGAATTGTTGGATGGGCACAACCTTGTCAAACTTGAAGTATTGGGCGATGAAAAAAACTTGTATCCCAATGTCATCGAAACCGTGAAAGCGGCTAAGACGCTAATTGATGATGGCTTTGATGTAATGGTGTATACCTCAGATGATCCGATTGTTGCCAAAGAATTAGAAAGCATGGGCTGTGTGGCGATTATGCCATTAGGCAGTTTGATTGGCTCAGGTCTAGGATTGCTCAATCGCCATACCTTAAGTCTCATCATCGAGCAAACCCAAGTGCCGGTCTTGGTGGATGCAGGCGTGGGTACGGCCAGTGATGCCGCCATTGCCTTGGAATTAGGCTGTGATGGCGTACTGATGAACACCGCGATTGCCCATGCGCAAAACCCTGTATTGATGGCCTCTGCCATGAAACATGCGGTGATGGCTGGACGCGAAGCCTTCTTGGCGGGTCGTATGCCAGCACGCTATATGGCACAAGCTAGCTCGCCACAGACTGGCTATTTTTTCCGCTAA
- a CDS encoding WS/DGAT/MGAT family O-acyltransferase gives MRLLTAIDQLFILLENRNQPMHIGGLFLFEIPDGASDTFVSDLVQQMVTQKTPPSFPFNQVLYHLAWWKTDENFEVDHHFRHIALPKPARIRELLTYVSQEHSKLLNRAKPMWECHIIEGIEDNRFALYFKIHHSMVDGIAAIRLVKKSLSESPTERISLPIWSLMTRHRHQLDALIPEDKSLLRIVKEQALAIPPAIKALGKNVVERFHKDYITTTQAPDSPLNQPVSSSRRISAQSYELIRFQTIAKHYAVTVNDVILAICSGALRRYLLDINGLPKKPLIAFVPLSLRDDNDSASQHVGNQITFILANLATHLADPVARLKTINGSTKNSKKRFSRMKQASSIIYSGVAYSRSWLQVLTGLFPDYRGFNLIISNVPGSHQPLYWQGAKLQALYPASIVLNDQAMNITLCTYVDKIEFCIVTCSQILPHSQRLLTYMEEEIRQFESLMSN, from the coding sequence ATGCGTCTGCTCACCGCCATTGACCAGTTATTTATCTTACTTGAAAATCGCAATCAGCCGATGCACATTGGTGGGCTGTTCTTGTTTGAGATTCCCGATGGCGCAAGCGATACCTTTGTCAGTGATTTGGTGCAGCAGATGGTTACGCAAAAGACGCCGCCGAGTTTTCCGTTTAACCAAGTGTTATATCATCTAGCATGGTGGAAAACCGATGAAAACTTTGAAGTCGACCATCATTTTCGCCATATCGCCCTGCCAAAACCGGCACGTATCCGTGAGCTATTGACTTACGTGTCCCAGGAGCACAGCAAATTACTCAATCGTGCCAAACCGATGTGGGAATGTCACATCATCGAGGGGATTGAAGACAATCGTTTTGCGTTGTATTTTAAAATTCATCATTCTATGGTCGATGGGATAGCAGCGATTCGTTTGGTCAAAAAATCGCTATCAGAATCGCCAACCGAGCGTATTAGCTTGCCAATTTGGTCGCTAATGACCCGTCATCGTCACCAACTCGATGCGTTGATACCAGAAGATAAATCCCTTCTGCGTATCGTCAAAGAGCAAGCGCTCGCTATCCCACCCGCCATCAAAGCCTTAGGTAAAAATGTGGTAGAGCGATTTCACAAAGACTACATTACCACCACCCAAGCGCCAGATAGCCCCCTCAACCAACCGGTATCAAGCTCACGACGTATCTCTGCGCAATCTTATGAGCTTATTCGTTTTCAAACCATCGCCAAACATTACGCCGTGACCGTCAATGATGTGATTTTGGCGATTTGTTCGGGCGCGTTACGCCGTTATTTGCTCGATATCAATGGCTTACCCAAAAAACCCTTGATTGCTTTTGTACCCTTATCACTGCGTGATGACAACGATAGCGCAAGCCAACACGTTGGCAATCAAATTACCTTTATTTTAGCCAATCTTGCCACCCACCTTGCCGACCCTGTGGCACGGTTAAAGACGATTAATGGCAGCACCAAAAATAGTAAAAAACGCTTTTCACGGATGAAGCAAGCCTCATCGATTATTTATAGTGGGGTTGCTTATAGCCGTTCATGGTTGCAGGTACTTACGGGTCTGTTTCCGGATTATCGCGGTTTTAACTTGATTATCTCAAATGTACCAGGCTCGCATCAGCCATTGTATTGGCAAGGGGCAAAACTGCAGGCGCTGTATCCTGCCTCGATTGTGCTCAATGACCAAGCGATGAATATCACCTTGTGTACTTACGTGGATAAAATCGAGTTTTGCATCGTCACCTGTAGCCAAATATTGCCCCATAGCCAACGATTACTCACTTATATGGAAGAGGAAATTAGGCAGTTTGAATCGCTCATGAGCAATTAG
- a CDS encoding amino acid ABC transporter ATP-binding protein gives MINVNKISKWYGDFQVLTDCTAHVHKGDVTVICGPSGSGKSTLIKTVNGLEAFQQGEILLDGISVGAKETDLPKLRSRVGMVFQHFELFPHLSVLENLTLAQIKVLGRSQSEAQKKGLGYLDRVGLSAHAKKYPAELSGGQQQRVAIARALSMDPIAMLFDEPTSALDPEMIQEVLEVMIELANEGMTMMCVTHEMGFARQVANRIIFMDQGHIVENCSREEFFAGARSERAKDFLSKILNH, from the coding sequence ATGATTAATGTCAACAAAATCAGTAAATGGTATGGCGACTTTCAAGTATTGACCGACTGTACCGCGCATGTGCACAAAGGCGATGTGACCGTCATCTGTGGTCCATCAGGTAGCGGCAAATCAACTTTAATCAAAACCGTCAATGGGCTTGAAGCCTTTCAACAAGGTGAAATCTTGCTTGATGGCATATCGGTCGGCGCCAAAGAAACCGACTTGCCAAAACTACGTAGCCGGGTAGGGATGGTATTTCAGCATTTTGAACTGTTTCCGCATTTATCCGTCTTAGAAAATTTGACCTTAGCACAAATCAAAGTATTGGGTCGTAGTCAGTCTGAAGCGCAGAAAAAAGGCTTGGGTTATCTTGACCGCGTGGGTTTGTCAGCGCATGCCAAAAAATACCCTGCCGAATTGTCAGGGGGTCAGCAGCAACGGGTAGCAATTGCGCGTGCGCTTAGTATGGACCCGATTGCAATGCTATTTGATGAGCCAACTTCCGCGCTTGACCCTGAGATGATTCAAGAGGTGCTTGAGGTGATGATTGAGCTTGCTAATGAGGGCATGACCATGATGTGTGTGACCCACGAAATGGGCTTTGCGCGCCAAGTCGCCAACCGTATTATCTTTATGGATCAAGGTCATATCGTTGAAAACTGTAGCCGTGAAGAATTCTTTGCCGGTGCGCGTAGCGAACGCGCGAAAGATTTCTTGTCAAAAATCTTAAATCACTAA
- a CDS encoding ABC transporter permease subunit (The N-terminal region of this protein, as described by TIGR01726, is a three transmembrane segment that identifies a subfamily of ABC transporter permease subunits, which specificities that include histidine, arginine, glutamine, glutamate, L-cystine (sic), the opines (in Agrobacterium) octopine and nopaline, etc.) produces the protein MNMMELQAAMPGLMGGLWITFKVLFLAIIGGLALGTILALMRLSGIKILAVPAKLYVNFFRSVPLLLVLLWFYFAVPMVYNLVTGTYLTLDTAFTSCVVAFMVFEAAYFSEIVRAGIQSIGKGQVNAAKALGMTYGQTMRFIILPQAFRKMFPLLLQQSIILFQDTTLVFAIGLVDFFRASYVRGDLMGLLTPYILLAGAFYFVVSLTASTAVNHLRKRFRMA, from the coding sequence ATGAATATGATGGAATTACAAGCCGCAATGCCAGGGTTGATGGGTGGCTTATGGATCACCTTCAAAGTGTTGTTTTTAGCTATCATTGGCGGTTTGGCGCTGGGTACGATTTTAGCCTTGATGCGGTTGTCAGGGATAAAAATTTTAGCCGTGCCTGCCAAGCTGTATGTCAACTTTTTCCGTTCAGTGCCGCTGCTACTGGTATTGCTTTGGTTTTATTTTGCTGTGCCGATGGTGTATAACTTGGTGACAGGCACGTATTTGACGTTGGATACTGCGTTCACTTCGTGCGTGGTGGCATTTATGGTGTTTGAAGCCGCGTATTTTTCTGAGATTGTACGTGCGGGTATCCAGTCGATTGGCAAAGGGCAGGTCAATGCCGCTAAAGCCTTGGGTATGACTTATGGGCAGACCATGCGCTTTATTATTTTGCCACAAGCGTTTCGCAAGATGTTTCCGCTACTGCTACAGCAGTCGATTATTTTGTTCCAAGATACCACCTTGGTGTTTGCGATTGGCTTGGTGGATTTCTTCCGAGCCTCGTACGTGCGCGGTGACTTGATGGGGTTACTCACCCCCTATATCTTGCTGGCAGGGGCGTTTTATTTTGTGGTCAGTCTAACCGCATCGACCGCTGTCAACCACCTACGCAAACGCTTTCGCATGGCTTAA
- a CDS encoding amino acid ABC transporter permease: MNYSWNWGVLLQPTGVGNEVYWQWLLTGFKWLLVIGGSGWLIALIIGTILGIMRTLPNKTARAIGTAYVSFFRNIPLLIQLFFWFYVAPTWLTPALQKWWFQELDPNTSAVISASLGLGLFTAARIAEQVRTGIESLPKGQINAAYALGFTLPQTYRHIVLPQAFRVILPPMSSELTNCFKNASVASLVGVTELISQTKTISEYTQNNIEVYTFTTIIYLLFNLVLIYFMTWLEKKLRIKGQIDGGGA; encoded by the coding sequence ATGAATTATAGTTGGAATTGGGGCGTGTTGCTGCAACCAACAGGCGTAGGCAACGAAGTCTACTGGCAGTGGCTATTGACAGGCTTTAAATGGCTGTTGGTCATTGGCGGCAGTGGCTGGCTGATTGCCTTAATTATCGGTACGATTTTAGGTATTATGCGTACTTTACCAAACAAAACTGCCAGAGCGATTGGTACGGCTTATGTGAGTTTTTTTCGTAACATTCCGTTATTAATACAGTTATTCTTTTGGTTTTATGTGGCACCTACTTGGCTGACACCTGCCTTACAAAAATGGTGGTTTCAGGAGTTGGACCCAAATACCTCGGCGGTGATTTCGGCAAGTCTTGGTCTTGGGTTATTTACAGCTGCGCGCATCGCTGAGCAAGTGCGTACGGGCATTGAATCGTTGCCAAAAGGGCAAATCAATGCTGCCTATGCGCTCGGGTTTACCTTGCCACAGACGTATCGCCATATCGTCTTGCCACAGGCGTTTCGGGTGATTCTGCCACCGATGAGCTCTGAGCTTACCAACTGTTTTAAGAATGCCTCGGTCGCTTCATTGGTCGGGGTTACTGAGCTGATTAGCCAAACCAAAACTATCAGTGAATATACCCAGAACAATATCGAAGTGTATACCTTTACCACGATTATTTATTTATTGTTTAATTTGGTGTTGATTTATTTTATGACTTGGCTTGAGAAAAAATTACGCATCAAAGGTCAAATCGATGGGGGTGGCGCATGA
- a CDS encoding glutamate/aspartate ABC transporter substrate-binding protein, which produces MILISKKPIALATVAIMALGLAGCNKASDNKAAGTEGSQPAAAATGEKTLDKIKKSGEIVLGYRDSSIPFSYIAGTPNQPVGYAHDLQLKIVDAVKKQLNMPDLKVRYNLVTSQTRIPLVQNGTVDLECGSTTNNEERQKQVAFSNGFFQISTRLLTAKDSGIKDFADLKGKTLVTTAGTTSERLIKKLNDDKKMGINIISAKDHGESFLMLESGRAAAFMMDDVLLAGEKAKAKDPNKWVIVGTPQSYEIYGCMMRKGDSEFKKVVDDALVATYSSGEINDIYKKWFMSPIPPKNINLNFPMSDNLKALFANPHDRPQPKDVANTAASATVNAVATGASNVATAVASASNAIASATKP; this is translated from the coding sequence ATGATTTTAATCTCTAAAAAGCCAATCGCCTTAGCAACCGTTGCTATTATGGCATTAGGTCTTGCAGGTTGTAACAAAGCCAGCGACAACAAAGCGGCAGGGACTGAAGGTAGCCAGCCAGCGGCAGCAGCTACTGGTGAAAAAACGCTCGATAAAATTAAAAAATCAGGGGAAATCGTACTGGGTTACCGTGATTCCTCAATTCCATTTTCTTATATCGCAGGTACGCCAAACCAACCTGTGGGTTATGCCCATGACCTACAATTAAAAATTGTTGATGCAGTCAAAAAACAATTGAATATGCCAGACCTTAAAGTGCGTTACAACCTCGTAACCTCACAGACCCGTATCCCATTGGTACAAAATGGTACGGTTGACTTAGAGTGTGGTTCAACCACTAACAATGAAGAGCGCCAAAAACAAGTGGCTTTCTCAAACGGTTTCTTTCAGATTAGTACGCGCTTATTAACGGCTAAAGATTCAGGTATCAAAGATTTTGCGGATTTAAAAGGCAAAACCTTAGTGACTACCGCAGGTACTACCTCTGAGCGTCTTATCAAAAAACTCAACGATGACAAAAAAATGGGCATTAACATCATTTCTGCCAAAGACCACGGCGAATCTTTCTTGATGTTAGAAAGCGGTCGTGCGGCGGCCTTTATGATGGATGACGTACTGCTCGCGGGTGAAAAAGCCAAAGCCAAAGATCCAAACAAATGGGTCATTGTTGGTACCCCACAATCGTATGAAATTTACGGCTGTATGATGCGTAAAGGCGATAGTGAATTCAAAAAAGTAGTCGATGATGCGTTGGTTGCGACTTATTCATCAGGTGAAATCAACGACATCTACAAAAAATGGTTCATGTCACCGATTCCACCAAAAAACATCAACTTGAACTTCCCAATGTCTGACAACTTAAAAGCCTTGTTCGCAAACCCACATGACCGCCCGCAACCAAAAGACGTTGCTAATACAGCCGCATCTGCTACCGTCAATGCCGTAGCAACGGGCGCTAGTAATGTGGCAACCGCTGTGGCATCTGCAAGCAATGCAATTGCAAGTGCAACAAAACCTTAG
- a CDS encoding Hsp33 family molecular chaperone HslO, producing MTTATQALHDFDMRQRFYFDKSPVRGDVVRIKDSLQTILQQKDYPVALQKLLGEMLVAASLLIGTLKIEGRLSIQLQNSSAAVDTEEDSLTWAMAECDHQGHIRGLAEWTGTWQSAQTANDAFAKLGKVGEGVLFINIQPDATYGTQAEGYQGIVERVADNLADCLAHYQQQSVQIPTLINLACDGEQAGGIVLQLLPRTTEEEYETVDNDLFPRLKILTKTLKAEELTTLPADEILYRLYHEEDVVTAEPMPLTFACTCSQQKSESAIFQLGKPAALEIANEHGDELALDCGFCGHVYRFDHKDIEMIFA from the coding sequence ATGACAACAGCGACTCAAGCACTTCACGATTTTGATATGCGCCAACGTTTTTATTTTGACAAAAGCCCCGTACGCGGTGACGTGGTACGCATCAAAGACAGCCTGCAGACGATATTGCAGCAAAAAGATTACCCAGTTGCCCTGCAAAAACTACTGGGGGAAATGTTGGTTGCGGCAAGCTTGCTGATTGGTACCTTAAAAATTGAAGGTCGTCTATCCATTCAATTGCAAAATTCAAGTGCAGCCGTGGATACTGAAGAGGACAGCTTAACTTGGGCGATGGCAGAGTGCGACCACCAAGGTCACATCCGCGGTCTTGCAGAGTGGACAGGCACGTGGCAATCTGCGCAAACGGCGAATGATGCCTTTGCCAAACTCGGTAAAGTCGGTGAAGGGGTATTATTTATTAATATCCAACCTGATGCCACGTATGGCACACAAGCAGAAGGCTATCAAGGCATCGTTGAGCGTGTGGCGGATAACTTAGCGGATTGTTTGGCACACTATCAGCAGCAATCCGTACAGATTCCTACTTTAATCAACTTGGCTTGTGATGGTGAACAAGCGGGCGGTATCGTGCTGCAGTTGCTACCACGTACCACAGAAGAAGAGTATGAGACGGTGGACAATGACTTGTTCCCTCGCTTAAAAATCTTAACCAAAACGCTAAAAGCTGAAGAATTAACCACTTTGCCAGCCGATGAAATTTTATATCGCTTGTATCATGAAGAAGACGTGGTGACGGCTGAACCTATGCCGTTGACCTTTGCTTGTACTTGCTCACAGCAGAAAAGTGAATCAGCAATTTTTCAGTTGGGCAAACCAGCTGCATTAGAAATTGCTAATGAGCATGGGGATGAATTGGCGTTAGATTGTGGTTTCTGCGGACATGTTTACCGTTTTGATCACAAAGATATTGAAATGATTTTTGCTTAA
- a CDS encoding dodecin family protein has translation MSVAKNIEISSSSTVSFEDAIKKGIAQVNKTVNNVEGAWIKEQKVRISDGNITSYNVMMIVSFVIEDDSTDLK, from the coding sequence ATGTCAGTGGCAAAAAATATTGAAATTAGCAGCAGCTCAACGGTAAGTTTTGAAGATGCAATCAAAAAAGGCATTGCACAAGTCAACAAAACGGTTAATAACGTGGAAGGTGCTTGGATTAAAGAGCAAAAAGTACGCATTAGCGATGGTAATATCACTAGCTATAACGTGATGATGATTGTTAGCTTTGTAATTGAAGATGACAGCACTGATTTAAAATAA